One window of the Mycobacterium xenopi genome contains the following:
- a CDS encoding enoyl-CoA hydratase-related protein — protein MNRVVPAGELEHELGAIVGTIVASSPLTVRLGKEAFHAQIELDERRAYDLTKAVMAMNARADDAQEGMCAFLEKRPATWGRR, from the coding sequence GTGAACCGCGTCGTTCCCGCGGGAGAGCTCGAACACGAGCTCGGCGCCATCGTCGGGACGATCGTGGCGTCGAGTCCACTGACCGTGAGGCTTGGCAAGGAAGCGTTCCACGCCCAGATCGAGCTCGACGAACGCCGGGCCTATGACCTCACGAAGGCCGTCATGGCAATGAACGCCCGCGCCGACGACGCTCAAGAAGGGATGTGCGCCTTCCTTGAGAAGCGTCCGGCGACGTGGGGCCGGCGCTAG
- a CDS encoding phytanoyl-CoA dioxygenase family protein has translation MSTDDESVTTLEDLRGDLAGRYKWTPSSGSSVDGAIVDADMAALDRDGYVIWENLLSAEECRHIREVVRRWLRYPGRNSFEGRRTQRIYSVLSRTRVCDRLVDHPRVLAVLDRLLMPNYLLSALQVINIQPGESAQLLHHDDGFYPIPRPRAPLAAATIWAIDDFTADNGATVVVPGSHRWGRRRPGPHDQRLPVVMPAGSCVFFVGTLWHGGGANTTSRDRLAVTAQYCQPWLRPMEAYTLSVPREIARSVSDDIRRMLGYSIHPPFVGAVDGLHPLRLLEEP, from the coding sequence ATGAGCACCGACGACGAGTCCGTCACGACGCTGGAAGACCTCCGGGGCGATCTAGCGGGCCGGTACAAGTGGACACCAAGCAGCGGAAGCTCGGTCGACGGCGCCATCGTCGACGCCGACATGGCGGCCCTCGACCGTGACGGCTACGTCATTTGGGAGAACCTGCTCAGCGCCGAGGAATGCCGGCATATCCGTGAGGTTGTGCGTCGCTGGCTGAGGTATCCGGGACGCAACTCGTTCGAGGGGCGGCGCACGCAGCGCATCTACAGCGTGCTGAGCAGGACCCGCGTGTGCGACCGGCTTGTCGACCATCCGCGGGTGCTGGCGGTGCTCGACCGGTTGCTCATGCCGAACTACCTGCTCTCGGCATTACAGGTCATCAACATTCAGCCCGGAGAGTCCGCCCAGCTGCTGCACCACGACGACGGGTTTTACCCGATCCCGCGTCCACGGGCGCCGCTGGCGGCCGCGACGATTTGGGCGATCGACGACTTCACCGCCGACAACGGCGCCACCGTGGTCGTACCCGGCAGCCACCGCTGGGGTAGGCGTCGGCCGGGGCCACACGATCAGCGGCTACCCGTCGTTATGCCCGCCGGCTCGTGCGTTTTCTTCGTCGGCACCCTTTGGCATGGCGGCGGGGCCAACACCACGAGCCGCGACCGCCTTGCCGTCACCGCTCAGTACTGCCAACCGTGGCTGCGCCCGATGGAGGCCTATACCCTCTCGGTGCCGCGCGAGATTGCCCGGAGTGTCTCCGATGACATTCGCCGCATGCTCGGCTACAGCATCCACCCGCCGTTCGTCGGCGCGGTCGATGGTCTGCATCCGCTGCGGTTATTAGAAGAGCCGTGA
- a CDS encoding HpcH/HpaI aldolase/citrate lyase family protein has translation MSEQIETTAPDATRVGSRIDPVLARSWLLVNGAHPDRFDDAARSTADIVVLDIEDAVAPKDKAAARDNVVRWLGAGNSDWVRINGFGTPWWADDLAMLAGTSVGGVMLAMVESVDHVTETAKRVPNVPIVALVETARGLERITEIAAAKGTFRLAFGIGDFRRDTGFGEDTATLAYARSRFTIAAKAANLPSAIDGPTIGSNPLKLIEATAVSAEFGMTGKICLTPDQCPVVNEGLSPSQDEIAWAKEFLAEFERDGGEIRNGSDLPRFARATKILELARAYGIKISHFDDEPVHMPAPSDTYHY, from the coding sequence ATGTCCGAACAGATCGAGACCACCGCGCCGGATGCCACCCGCGTCGGCTCACGCATTGATCCGGTTCTCGCCAGGAGCTGGTTATTGGTCAACGGCGCGCACCCCGACCGGTTCGACGACGCCGCGCGGTCCACCGCCGACATCGTCGTGCTCGACATCGAGGATGCGGTCGCTCCGAAGGACAAGGCTGCCGCCCGCGACAATGTTGTGCGCTGGCTCGGCGCCGGAAACAGCGACTGGGTGCGCATCAATGGCTTCGGCACCCCGTGGTGGGCCGACGATCTAGCCATGCTCGCGGGCACCTCGGTCGGCGGGGTGATGCTGGCGATGGTCGAATCCGTCGACCATGTCACCGAGACAGCCAAACGCGTACCGAATGTGCCGATTGTGGCGCTGGTGGAAACGGCACGGGGTCTCGAACGCATCACCGAGATCGCTGCGGCCAAGGGCACTTTCCGGCTCGCCTTCGGCATCGGCGATTTCCGTCGTGACACCGGTTTCGGAGAAGACACCGCCACCCTGGCTTACGCGCGGTCACGGTTCACGATCGCCGCCAAGGCGGCCAACCTGCCCAGCGCGATCGACGGGCCGACCATCGGCTCCAACCCGCTGAAGCTGATCGAAGCTACGGCTGTCTCCGCGGAATTCGGGATGACCGGCAAGATCTGCCTTACGCCGGACCAATGTCCTGTGGTGAACGAGGGGCTGTCGCCGTCACAGGATGAGATTGCTTGGGCGAAAGAATTCCTCGCTGAGTTCGAACGCGATGGGGGAGAAATCCGCAACGGATCTGACCTGCCGCGCTTCGCGAGGGCCACCAAGATCCTCGAACTGGCTCGTGCCTACGGCATCAAGATTTCTCACTTTGACGACGAACCGGTTCACATGCCCGCCCCGTCTGACACGTACCACTACTGA